One stretch of Natranaerovirga pectinivora DNA includes these proteins:
- a CDS encoding PHP domain-containing protein, whose translation MIDLHVHSNASDGTMTPTELVTYAKNKGIKAIALTDHDTINGVREAKAVGAALGVEVISGIELSTSYNNKDVHILGLFIDENNKGFIDELDAFKESRSDRNEMMIERLNELGIDISNEDLSNESCDGVITRAHFAKVLLKKGYIKKIDEAFKKYIGDNCPAFIPRSKVTPESAINLIKKYNGISILAHPFLYDLSTKGLIGLIEHLKEEGLDGIEAIYSLHSGSEQSYIKQLAKKYDLLISGGSDFHGSNKPFIDLGVGKGKLLVPDAVLEKLKLSLI comes from the coding sequence ATGATAGATTTACATGTTCATTCAAATGCTTCTGATGGCACTATGACACCAACTGAATTGGTTACTTATGCAAAAAACAAAGGCATTAAAGCAATTGCATTAACAGATCATGATACAATTAACGGGGTAAGAGAAGCTAAAGCAGTTGGTGCGGCCTTAGGTGTCGAAGTTATTAGTGGTATAGAACTTTCTACAAGTTATAACAATAAAGATGTTCATATTTTAGGTTTATTTATTGACGAGAACAACAAAGGTTTTATTGACGAACTAGATGCTTTTAAAGAATCCCGTAGTGATAGGAATGAGATGATGATAGAGCGTCTTAATGAATTGGGCATTGATATCTCAAATGAAGATTTATCAAATGAATCTTGTGATGGTGTTATAACTCGTGCACATTTTGCTAAAGTGTTACTAAAAAAAGGGTATATAAAAAAAATTGATGAGGCTTTTAAAAAATATATTGGGGACAATTGTCCTGCTTTTATTCCTAGAAGTAAAGTCACTCCTGAATCAGCTATTAACCTTATAAAAAAGTACAACGGTATTTCAATATTAGCTCATCCTTTTCTCTATGATTTAAGTACTAAAGGCTTGATAGGGCTTATTGAACATTTAAAAGAGGAAGGTTTAGATGGTATTGAAGCTATTTATTCCCTACATTCTGGCTCAGAACAAAGTTATATAAAGCAATTGGCTAAAAAATATGATCTTCTTATTTCTGGGGGTTCTGATTTTCATGGTAGTAATAAGCCTTTTATTGATTTAGGTGTTGGTAAAGGGAAGCTTTTAGTGCCAGATGCAGTGTTAGAAAAATTAAAACTAAGTTTGATATAA
- the yajC gene encoding preprotein translocase subunit YajC yields MANFLTLLGAGVEAGAEAGQAGGGWLGIIVIYGGFLGLLWFIMIRPQKKRQKAVMDMQSSIKVGDSVLTTGGLFGRVVDVVNNTLIVEFGTNKSVRVPILKDAVASVREPELTIVRETEEIDK; encoded by the coding sequence ATGGCTAATTTTTTAACACTATTAGGAGCAGGCGTTGAAGCAGGAGCTGAAGCAGGTCAAGCAGGAGGTGGATGGTTAGGAATCATTGTTATTTATGGTGGTTTCCTAGGATTATTATGGTTTATAATGATTCGTCCACAAAAAAAACGTCAAAAAGCAGTTATGGATATGCAAAGCAGTATTAAAGTTGGGGATTCAGTGTTAACAACAGGGGGATTATTTGGTAGAGTTGTTGATGTAGTAAACAACACATTAATCGTTGAATTTGGTACAAACAAAAGTGTAAGAGTACCAATATTAAAAGATGCTGTAGCATCTGTAAGAGAACCTGAATTAACAATAGTAAGAGAAACAGAAGAAATTGATAAATAG
- a CDS encoding TIGR04086 family membrane protein, whose amino-acid sequence MHKSRSRVNVVERSKPLSVIKGVLWGYIFTAIMILLLTYLLFKFDITESQIYIGIVVTYIFSTIIAGWITGKSIKDNAWIWGSLAGFIYFILLIVGSVIINQQIGAVKEIFTMLALCVGGGTLGGMFS is encoded by the coding sequence ATGCATAAATCAAGAAGTAGAGTGAATGTAGTTGAAAGATCCAAACCATTATCTGTAATAAAAGGTGTTTTATGGGGCTACATATTTACTGCAATAATGATCTTATTATTAACATATCTTCTATTCAAGTTTGATATTACAGAAAGTCAAATATACATAGGCATAGTGGTAACTTATATTTTTTCAACAATTATTGCAGGGTGGATTACAGGAAAAAGTATTAAAGATAATGCTTGGATTTGGGGAAGTTTAGCTGGATTTATTTATTTTATTCTATTAATAGTTGGATCAGTAATCATTAATCAACAAATAGGAGCGGTGAAAGAAATATTTACAATGCTAGCCTTATGTGTTGGT